Genomic segment of Xenopus laevis strain J_2021 chromosome 4S, Xenopus_laevis_v10.1, whole genome shotgun sequence:
TGCATAGAACTCCGATAATGTGCCGAAggttaagtataaagtatggggcatttccccggggggagttaggctggggggaggatgAAGGGGGGGGGTCTCTGTGGGGTGGGAGGTACTGGTTTTTTCcttaaggggttgaattctcctttaagctaaacAATTTTAGTATTATTAGGATTGCAATATAGTTAGCATGTTGgtgaccccaaaataaaaatttgcctaataaaggaaaacctaattctaagcaactttgcaatacacatttattaaaaattgtacgGTCTTTTAAGATTAtgtataaaaacaattgctattgaaagcagaatttgcttaactcctggttgcaAAAGTCTGGGTCCCCCAACAAAGACCAGTCTGTTAATCACCAGTCTGTTAAAGACCAGTCTGTTAATCAACTGCCacaagggcagagaatagaattTTTTGGGTTGACCTAAAAGTatgagggtaggactacacagacgttttcggcgcgatccgacgcgttgcgacaaaacgcatgtgacaAATCTCATGCAACAGAAAtcaggtaagagatagaaatgttggatgaaatCGCAGCATTGACGCAACgctactgtcggatgcagatgcagcgtctgcatccaacagtcgcgtcggatcaacgctgtgacttcatgcgacaatgcattcacttaccttatttccatcatcgcatgcgttttgtcgcagcgcgtcggattgcaccgaaaacgtccgtgtagtcctaccctgacAGAGAGACTTAGTAATTTGTTTGTAATCATTTTCAATCACGTTAAAATCTTTTGAAATGAAGTGCCTGATTTGATGTTACATTTACTCCTGTCTTTTAGGTGCTGGTTATAATTGATGTGAAGCCAAAAGATCTGGGCCTTCCCACCGAGGCATACATTTCTGTGGAAGAAGTTCATGATGTGAGTGTGGCTAGTTTTAAAGTCTTGCTCATAAACAAGCAGGGTCCATGTGTAGCAGATACTGAAGTTAAAATGATTCACTCTGGATGGGGCATTGTCCCCATTTAGTTCTCACTTTCTGACATCTGTCAGATAATCCATGTTGTGGCGTGTCCATTACAATTGTGGGTGTAAGTAGGTGTCCCTATATCACTGCTTCTGTCCTGAGAGAAGCCATATATGTAGTATACTATTGTGCTAATAGGTACACAAATGCAGGCTTTGGCTGCAAAATTAATTTGCAGTCTGTGTACCTATTAGCACAATATCCTATTTTTACAACCTATTGAGGTGTGATCAGAAACCTGCAATATCTCAAGCTTCACCCCCTGTATTCACAGTGATAAATTACTGTTCGCAATCTGGGTTGAAGCCGAGGATTCGATTATTCTCCATTTATGTGTCCTACAAATATCTTTCTAAATAAAGCTACAATCTTACACATGAATTCACATAGTTCACTCATTTATGACTacagatgcacagaatccaggcctttttcagcaggattcaggctaatccttgtgcctggcgaaccgaatccaaatcctaatttgcatatgtaaattagggaagggaaatcacgtgacttttcatcacaaaacaaggaagtaaaaaaaaaaatgtcatcagtTTTTCCTTCCCggccctaacttgcatatgcaaattcagttcggtattcggacgaatattaaacaaaggatttggggatttggcaTAATCCCAAATAGAGGATTTGGTACACCCCTTTTTATTACACCCATACATTCCTAATCCcagtccttttaaaggggttgttcgcctttgagttcactttgaatatgatgtagagagtgatattctgagaaaatttgcagttggttttcattttttattatttgtgttttttgagttatttagctttttattcagcaactcttcactttgcattttaagcaatctggtagctagggtccaaattaccctagcaaccatgcattgatttgaataagagactggaatatgaataggagaggcctgaatagaaagatgaggaataaaaagtagcaataacaatacatttgaagccttacagagcattcgatttttagatggggtcagcgacgcccagtTGAAAAGTGGAAAGTgtcacaaagaaagaaaaaatgcaaatatttctaaaactataaaaattaaatactgaaaaacaattgaaaagttgcttagaattggccattctataacataacttaaaggtgaaccaaccctttaagtctATAAAGCTTTCAGACTTGGTCGTCTGTAGACTATGGCCCTCCTAATCAAAAACTTTAATTTAGAGGAAAACCTTAAATAGGTGACAAAAGATGTACGACCCGTAGTGCATTTTGTATTTTAGTATCATTTTAGTAACAATATAATTTGCCTGCATGCGATTTGCCttctcaacactgggcaaatttgcccatggacagttacccatagcaaccaatcagtgaatagccctttaaagccagctgcaagcagaacaatgaacAATTTGATTGGtagccatgggcaaatttgcccagtgttgataaatgaccccctgtatgTTTACATTAATTCTTACAGTCTCTGGACCTCTATGAACAGGGGATTTACCAAATACATACTGGAATTTCTTGTCACTTATTCTTCTAATTGTTTTATCATGTGCCTCCCTATTCACCCTGCAGGATGGTACACCAACTTCGAAGACTTTTGAACATGTGACCAGTGAGATTGGTgctgaagaggcagaagaagTTGGTGTGGAACATTTGTTAAGGTAATTACAGATACAATATGTATATTGTACAGTATggtttttataatgttataagGGCCCCAACACAACCAGTCAGCTAACTGCTTTCACTATTTAGCCTAGAATAAAAGAGCTCatagctgattggctgctgtgttCCTGATTCAGGGAAAATATATTGCACTTTggctttttttatagattttttttaaatctatagaGACATCAAAGACACTACAGTGGGGACCTTGTCACAGCGAATCACAAACCAGGTGCATGGACTGAAGGGACTAAACTCCAAACTGCTTGACATCAGGAGCTACCTGGAGAAAGTGTCCTCAGGCAAACTACCCATCAATCACCAGATCATCTATCAGCTGCAGGACGTCTTCAACCTACTGCCGGACGTCAACCTTCAAGAGTTTGTCAAGTCCTTCTACCTAAAGACTAACGACCAGATGCTTGTGGTCTATCTAGCCTCGTTAATCCGCTCGGTGGTAGCCCTCCATAATCTGATCAACAATAAGATCGCAAATAGGGACGCGGAAAAGAAGGAAGGTCAGGAGAAAGAAGAGAGCAAGAAGGAGAGAAAAGatgaaaaggaaaaagagaagagtgaagcaaagaaagaagaaaagaaggagaAGAAATGAGTCGTATTAATAGTATATTTTTGTTCATGGTATGGGTAGGCCTTATTAAAGCAAATCTTGTAAAGAGAAACTGCTCCGGCTTTTCTTCCCACTGCTGAGGGGTTGGATCTGTAATCGTTCAACATCTGTGGAGGCATGAATGGCACAATGCATTGAAAACGGCTCCACCATTGTGTTCTGTACTACATCTCCCTTTCCAATGTATTCTACAAGTCATATCTACATTCATATCTCCAATTTTGTAGTTTATTAGAaagatttggttttttttctttttgagaaCCCTGCATGTGATGGAAGAGCAGCGTCTTCCTTGTGCGTTTTGAGATTTAGCTGTAATTTCACTTCTGCGAGAATAAAAGATGCGGTTTGTAATGTGTTCATTTTATGAGAATTTGCTTTTAGGatttcattttctatattttcctACTCTGGCTGTCAGCGGCTTCAAGAAAATAAACTGCACAGGGAGCTGTCTGCAATAGTGAATGATAATTTGCAAACTCAAGAAaagtgccccaaaaaaaaagaactttttaaCTACAATCCTAAATTAACATGAAAGGGATAGTTcaccattaaaggaccagtaacataaaacaaaaatgtaaaaaaaaattgtttctacttaactgaaaaaaacaccaaggcagttttaacttttaattcgcaaagtttttattaagaaattgctTACCAAATCTCTGTTTGCGCTCcgcttcagaaatggcgacagggcgacgatccatcgtgttgtgctcgatttttcctccctgcctatctcctatagaaggcagggaggagaaatcaagcaccacatgatggatcgtcgccgtttctgaagcggagcgcaagcagagaatcggtaagtaatttcttaatgaaaattttgtgaattaaaagttaaaactgccttggtggttttttaaattgttactgGTCTATTAAATTTACCTTTGCAACCAGACAGAGGTCTGAATGAGTTGAGAGACTGGAATTGAAatggaaagggcctgaatagaaagatgagtaacattGAGggggtccgaatttatctcaatattttctgctacaaactctgatcaaatccgctcaggttttttgcgcttatttattataacattgtcccgaaaattagctttgtgggaaaaaaatcagattttcaagatttttttcacttttttttatctgattttcacggtttgtttttttcagatttttttcagaattttaacccataaacttcggggtattgcacgaaacccagtgcacatcaaaaaatcattgggacttctcccattgactaatatgcaacctcgacaggtctgagatgtcggatttttaaattcggacttttccatcatcggggtttaataaatctgaaaaattcgtgattttttaaaagtccgattttatctaaaaacaaatcacacattttttgtgatttttgcattcgagtttagttaataactccctaaaattgtagctttataaagcaatctcttttttttttgtaccctcCCCCCTTCCAGCTGTAAAGAGGATGGAAAAgtaaggcaaatcatttaaaaccgTGCATAAAAATGACGGCCAATCAAACCTTAGCTTCAAGCTGAACGAcctctttagggctcttacacatgagcgttttgacctgcgctcccctgcattcagttttttggcgttcagccgcaggggagcgcaggaatagacgcaagtcattatttgaaatggggctgtactcactcaggcgcgtgtaggcgccgaacgcagattcagacacaacatgctgcatttttcctgcgttcggcgcctacatgcgcctgagtgagtacagccccatttcaaataatgacttgcgtctattcctgcgctcccctgcggctgaacgccaaaaaacggaacgcaggggagcgcaggtcaaaacgctcatgtgtaagagcccttaataatAAATTCTCTGGAACAGAATTATGTGCTATTCCATTTACTGACCAGTAGGTGTCAGATTCTGTTCTGGGGTTTATTTTTGTGCATTAAACCTATGtcattcattttttcttctataaCCTACCTGTTCTAAtcatctaggggcatatttatcaagggtcgaatttcgaattcaaaaagaccaaccgaaattaagttgaagatttttgtgggtcgaataggtccgtattcggccgaatttaaatcaaattaatagcgcattcgattcaaagtttttcccccaaaaaactttgaattttcaaagtccaccacttGATTCCAaacaggttctaagaggtcccccataggcttaaacagcaatttggcaggttttagatgacgaatggtcgaagtcgaatttttaaagagacagtacatgataaatttcaatattctgatttaataaatttttttgcaaattcgactcgaatttggactattccctagtcgaagtacacaaaaaatagatcgaaatttgattttttttttttttttttcattcgaaaattcaccgcgacctttgataaatctgccccctagtatataatttttttaaattagaacttTTTATGTTCCCCTGGTTTCTCTTCTTCCCATACACAAATCTCCATTTCAGTCGTTTAAACAATCGTTATTGATACTGTGCTGTATATTACCATTATACTAGTCAAACTCAAGTTCTGAAGCAGAATACaatgtattgccaatagattagctgcaatagtgcaagctagaatgctttatttattctgtagaatgttttacaatacctgagtaaacagctctagaagctctttgtttgtttaggatagcagctgcagtattagcttggtgtgacatcacttcctgcctgagactcTCAGTGTTCACTAATagccctgggctcagattacagcagagaaggtaaggggggaagaggagcaaactgagcatgctcacgcctggggcaaaaggttaaagctgaaggcaggaagtctgatacagaagcccatgagtacacaatagaaggaaagaaatgctgtgtttcttttgacagaggactcagagcagcattactttgatggtatatttagatggacctttctgataaggcttacttagttttaacctttccttctcctttaaaatgttctatatttttataggagtgtgaccaaaaaaaaaatccaggccaATTAAGCCCATCTTCAAAAACCTGTAAatgactttggcaggttttaggtggggaacaggtctggactgagaatttccggaacacagaggcccaaacagcccccaccagcccactaaatactgactttctatggcaccttatagcagcccatctggcatttgccagaacccacagattgccagtccgggcctggtggggAATAtatgaattagaactgtttccatggtcgaggtgtgaaaaatcctcacattcaaatttacattcgagttggtgcttttacattcgcatttgtgagttttgaggcaaaaatatttagaaaattctaattgaaattgatcattcaaaccttaataaatctgccccccagacACAAGAGGGCAGAAGTGTCACACAGACAAAGGAAAGTGACCAGCGTGGGATAGAGGCACAATAATCTGAGGGGCGGGTGGAGCAAAGCAAGCTTTGTGGCAGTTGCAGAGACCAACATCAATagagaaatataaagaaaagaactgtAATCTAAGTGTTTGCCTAGAACTGCCTGCTCACACCTGCAGGGCCTTCCTCTAAAGCTCAGTGTAGCTGTGATGTTCATAATGACACCTTCTTTATCCTGATAGGAAATAAAAACACTTGCTCAATATCAATCAAGTCACCCCTTCATTTCTTATATATCAGTGTATTCAATCTTGCTTACTATGCCGTATTAGTGGGCGCTACAGAAACCAGGCAATGGTTATTATGATTTAATTCTACATAGTTCCCACGTGTTTAACCAATTCTTTGCTGCAGTATTATTTCCCATTGACTACTGCTTTCGACGGGTGCCTGCGGATCCTTTGCGCACTGATGGTACAGAATAACAAACGCCCTActgctattttatttataaagatcaacctctactACAGGGTCTGTAATGAATGTCTCTCTCAGCTGTTAAAGATAGTGTAACATGTTGCAGGCTTACACAAGAACATGTTACTATTTCTATATGACCCTGCCCTATACAGCTTCCCATGCCCAAGTAGCTTCCCAATAGTATCCCAATAACATGCCCTGGTCTCTAAACCCCATATCACTTGGAAGGCCACTCTtctaaaaggagaaacaaaccccttattaaaaaaaaccctggtcatgtgctttcagaaagagccagcactttaggatggaactgctttctggcaggctattgtttctcctacttaatgtaactgaatgtgttgcagtggaacctggattttactattgagtgctgttcttatatctactatGGATAgcgttgccacccagccggtattttaccggcctagtcggtaaaacacctgccaatgccggggccggtattaaaaattttcaggcaatgtagctgccagtaaatttgtaatacccttaaaaagacccctcggcccaccccccaatcccctgtaaacgtaGCTTTTTCCTCCGTTTTTGTCCTGGAAGCGCCATGGCCCTGTCCCTTTATGGCAGAaccccgcccctttttgtacccaccccccaccagccggtaaaaaagttagcaaaaggtggcaaccctaaaggtggccatacatggagagatcgccaaacgagcggatctccctccgatatgcccaccttgaggtgtgcAATatcgggccctagggcccaacgatcggatcctaacgatgcctaacgggcgaaTAGATGTGGCcccgatccaactggattttttgtcccatccgatcgagatctggccgactttaggccagatctcgatcggtgaagcccgtcgggggggccccatacacgggctaataagctgccgacacggtctgtcggcagcttttatcggcccgtgtatgcccaccttaaccagggagctgttatcttgtgttagggagctactattattattattattattaacatttatttatatagcgccaacatattgcatagccctgtaaagtaaatgtcattatacaactaaatcacatgaattatatacatagaacatatggagttacatacatcacaatcaatacaggtacaaaaggtgaggaaggccctatcaCTTGGAAGACCActctgtctggttaccttcccattgttctgttgttaggctgctggggggggatggaggggtggtatcactccaacttgcagtacagcagtaaaaaatgactgaagtttatcagagcacaagtcacatgactgggggcagctgggaaactgacaatatatctagtcccatgtcacatttcaaaatgaaatataaaaaaaatctgtttgctcttttaagaaatggatttcagtgcagaattttgcacttCATAGGACAAAGAAAGATGCggttcgcatcggagctcacccggatTAGCTGTGTCTGTCTGGTCGCAGCCTGTGCGAGACTCCGGTTACTTCGTGCCGGCATCCATTGCAGAATTCAACATGCTAGTCAGCTTGCACACCCACCGCCAAAACTCTCACCTGTGTGTATGATGAAATAAAGCGTAGAATCTTGCATTTAACGCTGTTGTCCTTGTGATGTCCTGGATCTGCGCCGAATACGCAAGAGCATGTTGAATTCTGCAGAAttttgcactattaactgatgcattttgaaaaaaaaaaaaaaacatttttttcccattatagtatctctttaaggtcctacatttaaaaaaaaaaaaaaaaaagaccctctGCTGGAACTTGCTGATCATGGGTGTTGAGAGCTACAAGTGCTAGAGACAAGAAATTATGGCTACTATACATACCCTGAAGAATCGCTCAAACTGGATCCTGCTGGCATTGAATGTGCCCAGAGTCTCGAAGGCATTTAGAGAGAGAGCTGGCAGGACATAAATGTTCCCTAGAGGTATCTGAAAGAAACAGTAATATGATAAAGAGGGTAGAATTTCAATGAGTGTGACGAACAGAAGCAGAGGCAAAAAGGGGAACACTCACTGTTGATTAGAATTTATAAACATGAACTACAAGCAAAGGAGAACTTACTGTTGACCAGGATATCGACACAAGCATTTTCTACAGCAGCATTAAGGCTCTGGGGATCCCTGACATCTTCTGGGGCAGACAGCCATGACCCTTAGAGATAGGCAGAGAGAAGGGCAGCAAGTGTGAGCATATGCTTGGCATGAATACAGAGCCATCATTTTGCA
This window contains:
- the psmd7.S gene encoding 26S proteasome non-ATPase regulatory subunit 7, encoding MPELAVERVVVHPLVLLSVVDHFNRIGKVGNQKRVVGVLLGSWHKKILDVSNSFAVPFDEDDKDDSVWFLDHDYLENMYGMFKKVNARERIVGWYHTGPKLHKNDIAINELMKRYCPNSVLVIIDVKPKDLGLPTEAYISVEEVHDDGTPTSKTFEHVTSEIGAEEAEEVGVEHLLRDIKDTTVGTLSQRITNQVHGLKGLNSKLLDIRSYLEKVSSGKLPINHQIIYQLQDVFNLLPDVNLQEFVKSFYLKTNDQMLVVYLASLIRSVVALHNLINNKIANRDAEKKEGQEKEESKKERKDEKEKEKSEAKKEEKKEKK